The proteins below come from a single Rosa rugosa chromosome 2, drRosRugo1.1, whole genome shotgun sequence genomic window:
- the LOC133728499 gene encoding probable sugar phosphate/phosphate translocator At3g14410, translating into MADRARLFCKDEVLTYSYLLLYIALSSGQIFFNKWVLSSKEINFPYPLGLTLLHMIFSSVLCFLLTKVFKILKVEEGMTTEIYVTSVMPIGAMFAMTLWLGNTAYMYISVAFAQMLKAIMPVAVFVLGVAAGLEVMSCRMLLIMSVISFGVLVASYGELNISWIGVVYQMGGVVGEALRLIFMEIFVKRKGLKLNPISVMFYVSPCSALCLFIPWIFLEKTKMEADASWNFPIVVLTLNSLCTFALNLSVFLVITHTSALTIRVAGVVKDWVVVLISALLFADTKLTLINLVGYAIAIAGVAAYNNFKLKKEASRVTPEESESSQPLQAATTSDSK; encoded by the exons TGGGTTTTGTCTTCCAAGGAAATCAACTTCCCTTACCCTCTGGGATTGACTCTACTTCACATGATCTTCTCCTCCGTTTTATGCTTTTTACTCACCAAGGTTTTTAAG ATTTTGAAGGTTGAGGAAGGGATGACTACAGAAAT ATACGTGACATCAGTAATGCCAATTGGTGCAATGTTTGCAATGACTCTTTGGCTGGGAAATACTGCCTACATGTATATTTCTGTTGCATTCGCACAGATGTTGAAAGCAATCA TGCCCGTAGCTGTTTTTGTTCTTGGAGTAGCTGCAGGACTTGAGGTAATGAGCTGCAGAATGCTATTGATAATGTCAGTGATAAGTTTTGGCGTTCTGGTGGCTTCTTATGGTGAATTAAATATCAGCTGGATTGGAGTAGTTTATCAAATGGGAGGAGTTGTCGGAGAAGCCTTGAGACTTATTTTTATGGAGATTTTTGTCAAAAGGAAGGGTCTCAAATTAAATCCAATATCTGTTATGTTCTATGTTAGCCCGTGCAG TGCTCTTTGCCTATTCATTCCATGGATATTTTTAGAGAAAACCAAGATGGAAGCAGATGCATCATGGAACTTTCCAATCGTGGTGCTAACACTTAATTCTCTGTGCACCTTTGCCCTCAACTTATCAGTCTTCCTTGTGATTACTCATACAAGTGCTTTGACCATTCGTGTTGCTGGAGTTGTCAAAGACTGGGTGGTTGTCTTAATTTCTGCCCTTCTTTTCGCTGATACAAAGCTGACTCTTATAAATCTAGTCGGTTATGCCATTG CCATAGCGGGTGTAGCAGCATACAATAATTTCAAGTTAAAAAAAGAAGCCTCCAGAGTCACCCCTGAAGAATCTGAAAGTTCTCAACCTCTACAGGCAGCCACAACATCAGATTCCAAGTAG